The following are encoded in a window of Deltaproteobacteria bacterium genomic DNA:
- a CDS encoding triose-phosphate isomerase, with amino-acid sequence MNRTPLIAGNWKMHGTRDEAVALARALAETVGRVTGREVAIAPPFTALEPVAREIAGTQIRLGAQNVHWEPKGAYTGEISTAMVREAGCTYVIIGHSERRQHFGETDETVNRRLHAVLGAELVPIVCVGETLAERDADATAAIVERQVASAFAGASSAQIARCVIAYEPVWAIGTGVTATPGQAQEVHHAIRRQLVGLASDTTAGRIRILYGGSVKAANIDTLMAEPDIDGALVGGASLDPAEFTRIVRYEEKPQ; translated from the coding sequence ATGAATCGCACCCCGCTGATCGCCGGCAACTGGAAGATGCACGGGACGCGCGACGAGGCCGTGGCGCTCGCCAGGGCGCTCGCCGAGACGGTCGGGCGCGTCACCGGCCGCGAGGTGGCGATCGCCCCGCCCTTCACGGCCCTCGAGCCGGTCGCCCGCGAGATCGCCGGCACGCAGATCCGTCTCGGGGCACAGAACGTCCACTGGGAGCCGAAGGGCGCCTACACCGGCGAGATATCGACGGCGATGGTGCGCGAGGCGGGGTGCACGTACGTCATCATCGGGCACTCCGAGCGCCGCCAGCACTTCGGCGAGACCGACGAGACCGTGAATCGCCGGCTGCACGCCGTCCTCGGCGCCGAGCTCGTGCCGATCGTGTGCGTCGGCGAGACGCTCGCCGAGCGCGACGCCGACGCGACCGCCGCGATCGTCGAGCGGCAGGTGGCGAGCGCCTTCGCCGGCGCCTCGTCCGCCCAGATCGCCCGGTGCGTCATCGCCTACGAGCCCGTCTGGGCCATCGGCACGGGCGTCACCGCAACGCCTGGCCAGGCGCAGGAAGTGCACCACGCGATCCGCCGCCAGCTCGTGGGACTTGCCTCGGACACGACGGCCGGGCGCATCCGCATCCTCTATGGCGGCAGCGTGAAAGCCGCTAATATCGATACCCTCATGGCCGAGCCCGACATCGACGGCGCGCTCGTCGGGGGCGCGAGCCTGGACCCGGCCGAGTTCACGCGAATCGTCCGTTACGAGGAGAAGCCGCAATGA
- the secG gene encoding preprotein translocase subunit SecG: MLYSYVIPAIHVFACFFLIVVVLLQTGKGADMGAVFGGGSQTLFGSSGAGNFLTKLTAGTAIAFMVTSLILTYGASRNPSSTLVHRLPATAAEPAPAAPPEAAGEPSSPPAGAEAPAEAPAEAPPAGQQ, encoded by the coding sequence ATGCTCTACAGCTACGTGATCCCCGCGATCCACGTCTTCGCCTGTTTCTTCCTGATCGTCGTGGTGCTGCTCCAGACCGGCAAGGGCGCCGACATGGGTGCGGTCTTCGGCGGCGGCAGCCAGACGCTCTTCGGCTCGAGCGGCGCGGGCAACTTCTTGACCAAGCTCACCGCCGGCACGGCGATCGCCTTCATGGTGACGTCGCTCATCCTGACCTACGGCGCGAGCCGGAACCCCAGCTCCACCCTGGTCCACCGCCTGCCCGCCACGGCCGCCGAGCCGGCGCCCGCGGCTCCTCCCGAGGCGGCGGGCGAACCGTCGTCGCCGCCGGCCGGAGCGGAGGCGCCTGCCGAGGCGCCGGCGGAAGCGCCGCCTGCGGGACAGCAGTAG